Proteins found in one Streptomyces sp. CB09001 genomic segment:
- a CDS encoding NAD(P)-binding protein → MSRRAVVVGAGLAGMLAAAVLADAGVAEVVVLDRDELPDGPRQRRGLPQGRHAHLLMPGGLTAMEEIVPGVSLRKRLLAAGAHEVSLSSGTLARSPEGWLRRWRREGPVMLTCTRALVDWTVRAAVLEHPAVGVRRTAVAGLTGSAGRVRGVRVSGPGGEEDLDAGLVVDASGRGTRILSWLDGLGLSGVRTRTVDSGLVNASRVYRVPAGAERFPLTVVHADPYVSRPGRSAMVMPVEGGRWLVSCGGTRGGEPPADPEGFLRYTLDLPDPIVGRLISGAEPLTDVHLSRSTSNVRHYLDKVPDWPEGLVVLGDALGTFNPAYGQGMSVAAFGARVLGRELDRADGLDTPGLARRVLRGAARPVDAAWAMAVGQDVLYPQTRGGGRPGIADRAATAYTRRMTRAATGSFAAASALWDVTSMRTPPTRMFRPTAVLAALTGPPLPALTGPPLTPAEREVLDGLDRTGA, encoded by the coding sequence ATGTCGCGTAGAGCAGTCGTCGTCGGTGCCGGACTGGCCGGGATGCTGGCCGCGGCCGTGCTGGCCGACGCGGGCGTGGCGGAGGTCGTGGTGCTGGACCGCGACGAGCTGCCCGACGGGCCCCGGCAGCGCCGGGGTCTGCCCCAGGGCCGGCACGCCCACCTGCTGATGCCCGGTGGGCTGACCGCGATGGAGGAGATCGTGCCCGGCGTGAGCCTGCGCAAGCGGCTGCTCGCCGCCGGGGCGCACGAGGTGTCCCTCAGCTCGGGCACGCTGGCCCGCAGCCCCGAGGGCTGGCTGCGGCGGTGGCGGCGCGAAGGGCCCGTCATGCTCACCTGCACCCGGGCGCTGGTGGACTGGACGGTACGGGCCGCGGTGCTCGAACACCCGGCGGTCGGGGTGCGCCGGACGGCCGTGGCCGGGCTGACCGGGTCCGCCGGGCGGGTGCGGGGGGTGCGGGTCTCCGGGCCGGGCGGGGAGGAGGACCTGGACGCCGGCCTGGTCGTCGACGCGAGCGGACGCGGTACCCGGATCCTCTCCTGGCTGGACGGGCTGGGGCTGTCCGGCGTCCGGACCCGGACCGTGGACTCGGGGCTGGTCAACGCCTCGCGCGTGTACCGGGTACCGGCCGGGGCGGAGCGGTTCCCGCTGACGGTCGTGCACGCCGATCCGTACGTGTCCCGGCCGGGCCGGAGCGCCATGGTCATGCCGGTCGAGGGGGGCCGCTGGCTGGTCAGCTGCGGCGGCACGCGCGGCGGTGAGCCGCCGGCCGATCCCGAGGGTTTCCTGCGGTACACGCTCGATCTGCCGGACCCGATCGTGGGCCGGCTGATCTCCGGTGCCGAACCGCTCACCGACGTGCACCTGAGCCGGTCCACCAGCAATGTGCGGCACTACCTGGACAAGGTGCCCGACTGGCCGGAGGGCCTGGTGGTCCTCGGCGACGCGCTCGGCACCTTCAACCCGGCCTACGGGCAGGGCATGTCGGTGGCCGCGTTCGGCGCCCGCGTTCTCGGCCGGGAGCTGGACCGGGCCGACGGGCTCGACACGCCCGGCCTGGCCCGGCGGGTGCTGCGGGGTGCGGCGCGCCCGGTGGACGCGGCCTGGGCCATGGCCGTCGGGCAGGACGTCCTCTACCCGCAGACGCGCGGCGGCGGGCGGCCGGGGATCGCCGACCGGGCGGCGACGGCGTACACGCGCCGCATGACGAGGGCGGCCACCGGTTCCTTCGCGGCGGCCTCGGCGCTCTGGGACGTCACCAGCATGCGCACACCGCCGACCCGGATGTTCCGGCCCACCGCGGTGCTGGCCGCCCTCACCGGTCCGCCCCTGCCCGCGCTGACGGGTCCCCCGCTGACCCCCGCCGAGCGCGAGGTGCTCGACGGCCTCGACCGCACGGGGGCGTGA
- a CDS encoding IclR family transcriptional regulator, translating into MGRLVPAVTRALDILELFLDGDGTLSAPDIVRRLQLPRTTVHELVTTLAARKYIVPVAGQSGRYRLGVRPYQLGARYAEYLDLAAEGQQVARTVAETCDETVHVAILEDTDVIYIAKVDSTHAVRMVSAAGRRLPAHCTSVGKMLLASLPEPEVAARFPDGAELTAMTPNSITDPAALREALAAIRERGTAVESRESNPDVSCVAAPVRDRTGRVVAALSISVPMIRWSEERRAELEQLAVKGAADLSERLGHRSAA; encoded by the coding sequence ATGGGACGCCTCGTGCCGGCCGTGACCCGGGCTCTCGACATACTGGAGCTCTTCCTCGACGGGGACGGCACGCTCTCCGCCCCCGACATCGTGCGCCGGCTCCAGCTGCCGCGCACCACCGTGCACGAGCTGGTCACCACGCTCGCCGCCCGCAAGTACATCGTCCCGGTCGCCGGGCAGTCCGGACGCTACCGGCTCGGCGTGCGTCCGTACCAGCTCGGCGCCCGCTACGCCGAGTACCTCGACCTCGCCGCGGAGGGCCAGCAGGTTGCCCGGACCGTCGCCGAGACCTGCGACGAGACGGTGCACGTGGCGATCCTGGAGGACACCGACGTCATCTACATCGCCAAGGTCGACTCCACGCACGCGGTGCGCATGGTCTCCGCGGCCGGACGCCGGCTGCCCGCGCACTGCACCTCCGTCGGCAAGATGCTGCTGGCCTCCCTGCCCGAGCCGGAGGTCGCCGCGCGCTTCCCCGACGGCGCCGAGCTGACCGCGATGACCCCGAACAGCATCACCGACCCGGCCGCGCTGCGCGAGGCCCTGGCGGCGATCCGCGAGCGCGGTACGGCGGTGGAGAGCCGCGAGTCCAACCCGGACGTGTCCTGCGTGGCCGCCCCGGTCCGCGACCGCACCGGCCGGGTCGTCGCCGCGCTGTCGATCTCCGTGCCCATGATCCGCTGGAGCGAGGAGCGTCGCGCCGAACTGGAGCAGCTCGCCGTCAAGGGCGCCGCCGACCTCTCCGAGCGGCTCGGCCACCGGAGCGCGGCATGA
- a CDS encoding SMP-30/gluconolactonase/LRE family protein — MTATGTAFEVAVHTEASLGEGPTWDPATGRLLWLDILNSRVHTHDPATGRRTVRRTDQHVGAVKPRAGGGLVLNLRDGIGLLDADDTFRWLHREPVPGRRGNDAAVAPDGSLWAGTMRYDEARGGGTLTRYTGDGTAETLLDDVTVSNGTGWSPDGRLMYYVDTPTRRIDVFDVTADGRVANRRALAEVEDGAGFPDGLCVDADGCVWVALWDGGAVRRYTPSGDLDRVLTLPVPRVTACAFGGPDLTDLYLTTARVGLTDPHPLAGSLLVVPGAGRGVAQPAFAG, encoded by the coding sequence ATGACGGCGACCGGCACGGCCTTCGAGGTGGCCGTCCACACGGAGGCATCCCTCGGCGAGGGGCCCACCTGGGACCCGGCCACGGGCCGCCTGCTGTGGCTCGACATCCTGAACTCCCGCGTCCACACCCACGACCCGGCCACCGGCCGGCGCACCGTGCGCCGCACCGACCAGCACGTGGGCGCCGTCAAGCCCCGCGCGGGCGGCGGCCTGGTCCTCAACCTGCGGGACGGGATCGGTCTGCTCGATGCGGACGACACCTTCCGCTGGCTGCACCGCGAGCCCGTCCCCGGCCGCCGCGGCAACGACGCCGCCGTCGCCCCCGACGGCAGCCTGTGGGCGGGCACCATGCGCTACGACGAGGCGCGCGGCGGTGGCACGCTGACCCGGTACACCGGCGACGGCACGGCCGAGACCCTCCTCGACGACGTGACGGTGAGCAACGGCACCGGCTGGAGCCCCGACGGCCGGCTGATGTACTACGTCGACACGCCGACCCGCCGCATCGACGTCTTCGACGTCACCGCGGACGGCCGGGTCGCGAACCGCCGCGCCCTGGCCGAGGTCGAGGACGGCGCGGGCTTCCCCGACGGCCTGTGCGTCGACGCCGACGGCTGCGTGTGGGTCGCCCTGTGGGACGGCGGCGCGGTACGCCGCTACACCCCGTCCGGCGACCTGGACCGCGTGCTCACCCTCCCCGTCCCCCGGGTCACCGCCTGCGCCTTCGGCGGCCCGGACCTCACCGACCTGTACCTCACCACGGCCCGCGTCGGCCTGACCGACCCGCACCCCCTGGCGGGCTCCCTGCTGGTGGTGCCGGGGGCGGGACGGGGGGTGGCGCAGCCGGCGTTCGCGGGGTGA
- a CDS encoding MAB_1171c family putative transporter, translated as MSLVVYLAAVVFGMTSVLLFRRPRTAVRNPLTLSTCVAIVLGALVFVCAAPATLGTVNDLTGVANFGAPLTYGMLSAYSCAVLVLLINWRGGPRPVVRRAVLRSMAAYGLLVAAIVVLFLLADADTERLTDLDTYYAGTPFMREMILLYLLGHSAAMLVMCAVCVKWSREVGGLLRIGLRLILLGALLDLVGFQLAKYTAVVARWTGHDLDFLSTNVAPPMASLAALVCSVGFALPRLLPSVLAHWRGLDDYRRLGPLWSLVRSVSTAPRQPSVWWRLPRARLQWREVSIHDALLTLAPYFDHRVREGTRDAALRAGRSAHEARLAAEAAMLADAARRATAHEEPPDATGSYRLHATEVPGASGLVELSQALHRPPGRAAASGGTSPSSLAGPLTEPEEPHVA; from the coding sequence GTGAGTCTCGTCGTCTACCTGGCGGCGGTGGTGTTCGGCATGACCTCGGTGCTGCTGTTCCGCCGCCCCCGGACCGCCGTCCGCAATCCGCTGACCCTGTCCACCTGCGTGGCGATCGTCCTCGGTGCCCTGGTCTTCGTGTGCGCCGCCCCGGCCACCCTCGGCACCGTCAACGACCTCACCGGCGTCGCCAACTTCGGCGCCCCGCTGACCTACGGCATGCTCTCCGCGTACAGCTGCGCGGTGCTGGTGCTGCTGATCAACTGGCGGGGCGGCCCGCGGCCGGTGGTGCGGCGCGCGGTGCTGCGCAGCATGGCGGCCTACGGCCTGCTGGTGGCCGCCATCGTCGTGCTGTTCCTGCTCGCCGACGCGGACACCGAGCGGCTGACCGACCTCGACACGTACTACGCGGGCACCCCGTTCATGCGGGAGATGATCCTGCTGTACCTGCTCGGGCACAGCGCGGCGATGCTGGTGATGTGCGCCGTCTGCGTCAAGTGGAGCCGTGAGGTGGGCGGCCTGCTGCGGATCGGGCTGCGGCTCATCCTGCTGGGCGCGCTGCTGGACCTGGTGGGGTTCCAGCTCGCCAAGTACACGGCCGTGGTGGCGCGGTGGACGGGTCACGACCTCGACTTCCTGTCCACCAACGTGGCCCCGCCGATGGCGTCGCTGGCGGCGCTGGTGTGTTCCGTGGGGTTCGCCCTGCCCAGGCTGCTGCCCTCCGTACTCGCCCACTGGCGGGGGCTGGACGACTACCGGCGCCTGGGGCCGCTGTGGTCGCTGGTGAGGTCGGTGTCCACGGCTCCCCGGCAGCCGTCCGTGTGGTGGCGGCTTCCCCGGGCCCGGCTCCAGTGGCGTGAGGTCTCCATCCACGACGCCCTGCTCACCCTGGCGCCGTACTTCGACCACCGGGTCCGCGAGGGGACGCGGGACGCCGCCCTGCGCGCGGGCCGCTCCGCGCACGAGGCGCGGCTGGCGGCGGAGGCGGCGATGCTCGCCGACGCGGCGCGCCGGGCCACCGCCCACGAGGAACCGCCCGACGCCACCGGTTCCTACCGGCTGCACGCCACCGAGGTACCGGGCGCGAGCGGGCTGGTGGAACTGTCGCAGGCACTGCACCGCCCGCCCGGCCGGGCCGCCGCGTCGGGCGGCACGAGTCCGTCCTCCCTGGCCGGACCCCTGACCGAACCCGAGGAGCCCCATGTCGCGTAG